One region of Priestia megaterium genomic DNA includes:
- a CDS encoding ABC transporter ATP-binding protein yields the protein MSSEAKQQSVRPLLEVRNLQKYYPVRSALGKAKGQIKAVQDVSFDIYEGETYGLVGESGCGKSTAGRTLLKLVEPTGGEAQFNGESIFESKASRLRTIRKDLQMIFQDPHTSLNPRKKIGASIQETLTIHNVGAKSERKQLVIELLKKLGFNEEDYNRYPHEFSGGQRQRIGIARSLILNPKLIICDEPVSALDVSIQAQILNLLRSLQREMKLSYLFISHDLSVVRHIADRVGVMYLGRLVEEGPTDEIFSNPRHPYTKLLLSSVPAINEHEKREKIEVKGEIPSPLNPPSGCAFHKRCPFAFDRCMKETPEDTVIDSKHKVKCHLYS from the coding sequence ATGTCTAGTGAAGCAAAGCAGCAAAGCGTGAGGCCCTTGCTTGAAGTTCGCAACCTGCAAAAATACTATCCGGTTCGTTCTGCTTTAGGAAAAGCGAAGGGACAAATCAAAGCGGTCCAAGATGTATCCTTTGACATTTATGAAGGCGAAACGTACGGATTAGTAGGTGAATCTGGCTGCGGAAAGAGTACAGCAGGGCGCACGCTTTTAAAATTAGTAGAACCAACAGGCGGAGAAGCACAGTTTAATGGAGAAAGTATTTTCGAATCCAAAGCATCACGCTTACGAACCATTCGTAAAGATTTGCAAATGATTTTCCAAGATCCGCATACTTCCCTTAACCCAAGGAAAAAGATTGGAGCTTCCATTCAAGAAACATTAACAATTCATAATGTAGGCGCAAAAAGCGAGCGAAAGCAGCTTGTCATTGAGTTATTAAAAAAGCTTGGTTTTAACGAAGAAGATTACAACCGCTATCCGCACGAATTTTCAGGCGGTCAGCGCCAGCGTATAGGCATTGCACGTTCATTGATTTTGAATCCAAAGCTCATCATTTGTGATGAGCCGGTTTCAGCGCTGGACGTATCCATTCAAGCCCAAATCTTAAACTTACTGCGCAGCTTGCAAAGAGAAATGAAGCTTTCATATCTCTTTATCTCCCACGATTTAAGCGTCGTAAGACATATTGCAGACCGCGTGGGCGTGATGTATTTAGGAAGATTAGTAGAAGAAGGACCAACAGATGAGATTTTTTCAAACCCTCGTCATCCTTACACAAAACTTCTTTTATCATCTGTCCCAGCGATTAACGAACATGAAAAACGTGAAAAAATTGAGGTTAAAGGTGAAATTCCTTCTCCTCTTAATCCACCTTCAGGCTGTGCGTTTCATAAAAGATGCCCGTTCGCATTTGACCGCTGCATGAAAGAAACACCTGAAGATACAGTGATTGATAGCAAGCATAAAGTAAAATGTCATCTATATAGTTAA
- a CDS encoding ABC transporter ATP-binding protein, with product MSNALLKLEDLQVTFTTYSGEVTAVDNVSLQLNKGEVLGIVGESGSGKSVTSESILQLLDEDLTSYDGKILFEGKNLLDMSSKQIQKLRGNEISMIFQDPMSSLNPVMPIGKQIAEVIRLHQKVSKKESQKKVVELLRLTGIPSPEQRAKEYPHEISGGMRQRIMIAMALACEPKLLIADEPTTALDVTIQAQILDLMMDLKDKLNMGVLFITHDLGVVANICTKVAVMYLGQVMEETDVKTLFSKPLHPYTMGLIKSVPHLDGDRTQELSSIPGTVPPLSNVPDGCRFAPRCPFATEKCHKEVPVLEHADETHRVRCWHYEKIQEGEVAYV from the coding sequence TTGAGTAACGCCCTTTTAAAATTAGAAGACTTACAAGTAACTTTTACAACGTATAGCGGAGAAGTAACGGCTGTTGACAATGTATCTCTTCAATTAAATAAAGGAGAAGTATTGGGCATTGTCGGTGAATCCGGATCTGGAAAAAGCGTAACGTCCGAATCTATTCTTCAGTTATTAGATGAAGACCTAACAAGCTACGATGGTAAGATTTTGTTTGAAGGAAAAAACTTATTAGACATGTCTTCAAAGCAAATTCAAAAGCTAAGAGGAAACGAAATCTCAATGATTTTCCAGGATCCCATGTCGTCATTAAATCCCGTTATGCCAATTGGAAAACAAATTGCTGAAGTGATTCGTCTGCATCAAAAAGTCTCTAAAAAAGAATCGCAAAAGAAAGTCGTAGAGCTTTTAAGACTAACTGGCATTCCGTCTCCAGAGCAGCGAGCAAAAGAGTATCCGCATGAAATCTCGGGAGGAATGAGGCAGCGCATTATGATTGCGATGGCTTTAGCCTGCGAGCCGAAGCTTCTTATTGCCGATGAGCCAACAACGGCTTTAGACGTAACCATTCAAGCGCAAATCCTTGATCTTATGATGGATTTAAAAGACAAGCTCAACATGGGCGTGCTGTTCATCACCCATGACTTAGGCGTTGTCGCTAATATTTGTACAAAAGTAGCCGTGATGTATCTAGGACAAGTGATGGAAGAAACGGACGTTAAAACGCTGTTTTCAAAGCCGCTTCATCCTTATACAATGGGCTTAATTAAGTCGGTTCCTCACTTAGATGGCGACAGAACACAAGAACTTTCGTCCATTCCCGGAACCGTTCCGCCGCTTTCAAACGTGCCAGATGGCTGTCGTTTTGCACCAAGATGCCCGTTTGCAACGGAAAAATGCCATAAAGAAGTGCCTGTTTTAGAGCATGCCGATGAGACGCATCGCGTTCGATGCTGGCACTATGAAAAAATTCAAGAAGGAGAGGTTGCGTATGTCTAG
- a CDS encoding GNAT family N-acetyltransferase, protein MKEITSTMVNPTIKKLLSYATLEEKVDGEYKKYTCLPSRKLYSIEVNGDTVSCIGVKFLNAKEAVIKHIAVLPKERGKGIGSSIIRFLCKNYDIHSIFAETDKEAVNFYSKFGFQITSLGEKYPGVERFLCEFKVK, encoded by the coding sequence ATGAAAGAAATCACTTCAACTATGGTGAACCCGACAATAAAAAAGCTGTTATCTTATGCAACTTTAGAAGAGAAGGTTGATGGAGAGTATAAAAAATACACGTGTTTGCCAAGTCGGAAATTATATAGTATTGAAGTAAATGGAGACACAGTTAGCTGTATAGGAGTTAAATTTCTTAACGCCAAGGAAGCTGTTATAAAACATATAGCTGTTTTACCAAAAGAGAGAGGGAAAGGAATAGGAAGCAGCATCATTCGCTTTCTTTGTAAGAACTATGATATACATTCTATTTTTGCTGAGACAGATAAAGAGGCAGTAAACTTTTATTCTAAGTTTGGCTTCCAAATAACAAGTTTAGGTGAAAAATATCCCGGAGTGGAGCGATTTTTGTGTGAATTTAAAGTTAAATGA
- a CDS encoding ABC transporter permease gives MGAYTLKRLFALIPVLFIVSIVVFLITRLTPGSPAAIILGQGASPEQIAALSKEMGLDEPVVNQYFIWLSNIFHGDFGYSYFLNKPVLGAIWDNVGPTVSLAILAQIFGVVFALLFGIYAAKHKGTIRDESIMGASLLGISIPSFLLGSFLILLFAVQLRIFPVSGYVPLNAGLFEYLKYLVLPTITLGAIQAALITRMTRSSLLDTISENFVKTAKAKGLNERTIMLKHTLRVSFLPILTVIGESFAGLVTGAAVTESLFNIPGLGQLIVSSIERRDYALIQGAVLLITVAYVVINLVVDLLYAVIDPRVRNSYHD, from the coding sequence ATGGGAGCTTATACACTTAAGAGACTTTTTGCACTAATTCCTGTTTTATTCATTGTATCTATTGTTGTGTTCTTAATTACACGCTTAACGCCTGGGAGTCCCGCAGCAATCATTTTAGGACAAGGCGCAAGTCCGGAACAAATTGCAGCGCTAAGCAAAGAAATGGGATTGGATGAGCCTGTTGTCAATCAATACTTTATCTGGCTATCTAACATCTTTCACGGAGATTTTGGTTATTCCTACTTTTTAAATAAACCTGTGCTCGGGGCAATTTGGGATAACGTAGGTCCTACGGTTTCTCTAGCTATACTTGCGCAAATTTTTGGCGTGGTGTTTGCTTTACTATTTGGTATATATGCAGCTAAACATAAAGGAACGATTCGTGATGAAAGCATTATGGGAGCCAGCCTTTTAGGTATCTCTATTCCTAGCTTTCTTCTCGGTTCATTCCTTATTTTGCTTTTTGCTGTACAGCTTCGAATTTTCCCTGTTTCAGGATACGTTCCGTTAAATGCCGGATTATTTGAATACTTAAAGTATTTAGTTTTACCAACGATTACGCTTGGAGCGATTCAAGCTGCATTAATTACGCGTATGACGCGTTCATCTTTACTCGATACCATTTCTGAAAACTTTGTTAAAACGGCAAAAGCAAAAGGATTAAATGAACGCACAATTATGCTTAAGCATACGCTGCGCGTGAGTTTTTTACCGATTTTAACAGTTATCGGAGAATCATTTGCGGGACTTGTGACCGGAGCGGCAGTAACAGAATCATTATTTAACATCCCGGGATTAGGTCAGCTGATTGTTTCATCAATTGAACGCCGAGATTACGCGCTTATTCAAGGAGCTGTACTTTTAATTACGGTTGCTTACGTGGTCATCAATTTAGTTGTTGATTTGCTGTATGCCGTGATCGATCCGCGTGTACGCAATTCTTATCATGATTAA
- a CDS encoding gamma-glutamyl-gamma-aminobutyrate hydrolase family protein translates to MGFLIGISGSIIVDQGGRFPGYKRAYVNNDYIESTALSGGVPFILPVLEDEEMIKAQAESIDGLILSGGQDVNPLLYGEEPTTKTGSPFLARDQSEQLLLKHVIDQGKPVLAICRGLQILNVAYGGTLYQDMSDIKESFIKHDQYNNTSDPSHSIMIKDGTRLHDLYGNQALINSFHHQAIKDVAPGFEVSAWAKDGVIEAIEKQGNQFVVGVQWHPEMMAKEHISMLNLFKLFMEHVQQTATKKVSI, encoded by the coding sequence GTGGGATTTTTAATTGGTATATCAGGAAGCATTATTGTGGATCAAGGAGGACGCTTTCCAGGCTATAAGCGAGCGTATGTGAATAACGACTATATCGAATCAACAGCGCTCAGCGGCGGAGTTCCTTTTATCTTGCCAGTACTAGAAGATGAAGAAATGATTAAAGCGCAGGCAGAAAGTATAGACGGGTTGATTTTATCAGGTGGACAAGACGTCAATCCCCTTTTATACGGTGAAGAACCGACAACAAAAACAGGTTCACCTTTTTTAGCACGAGATCAGTCTGAACAGCTATTGTTAAAGCATGTGATTGATCAAGGAAAACCGGTATTAGCGATTTGCCGCGGTTTACAAATTTTAAACGTTGCTTACGGCGGCACGCTTTATCAAGACATGTCAGACATTAAAGAGTCATTTATCAAACATGATCAATACAACAATACAAGCGACCCTTCTCATTCCATCATGATTAAAGACGGAACACGCCTACATGACCTTTACGGTAATCAAGCTCTTATTAATTCATTTCACCATCAAGCGATTAAAGACGTAGCGCCAGGCTTTGAAGTTTCCGCATGGGCAAAAGACGGAGTCATTGAAGCCATTGAAAAACAAGGAAATCAATTTGTAGTCGGCGTCCAGTGGCATCCAGAAATGATGGCAAAAGAACATATTTCAATGCTGAACTTGTTTAAACTGTTTATGGAGCATGTGCAGCAGACAGCTACGAAAAAAGTCAGCATTTGA
- the ybaK gene encoding Cys-tRNA(Pro) deacylase — MGKKADKTNVMRILDQKKIEYNYYSYETKNLSGVQVATSLGEDLAKVFKTLVTVGKSKEHYVFMVPVEKELDLKKAAKAAGEKSLEMIPQRELLPLTGYVHGGCSPIGMKKQFTTFIDSTAEDCETIYFSGGRVGHQIQLPLSDLSKVIRIRPADITKDS; from the coding sequence ATGGGTAAAAAAGCAGACAAAACGAACGTAATGCGAATTTTAGATCAGAAAAAAATTGAGTACAATTATTATTCTTATGAAACTAAAAATCTGAGTGGAGTACAGGTAGCTACTTCGCTCGGAGAGGATCTTGCTAAAGTCTTCAAGACACTTGTGACCGTTGGAAAATCAAAAGAACATTATGTCTTCATGGTACCGGTTGAAAAGGAGCTTGATTTAAAGAAAGCGGCAAAAGCAGCTGGTGAAAAATCCCTAGAAATGATTCCTCAAAGAGAGCTGTTGCCTCTGACAGGATATGTTCACGGAGGGTGTTCTCCTATCGGGATGAAAAAGCAGTTCACAACCTTCATTGACTCTACGGCAGAAGACTGTGAAACGATTTACTTTTCAGGCGGGCGTGTAGGTCATCAGATACAGCTACCACTAAGTGACTTATCAAAAGTAATTCGTATACGTCCGGCAGACATCACAAAAGATAGTTAA
- a CDS encoding DUF5316 family protein, whose protein sequence is MIKSIIGGFILSFILLVACTIANVNSETVLFTAFIILVGLALIISGAAVSGDRMRANLSTESKADKKWRITNSINLMLAAAPVLGVFLLIHYFV, encoded by the coding sequence ATGATTAAATCAATTATTGGTGGGTTCATTTTATCTTTTATACTTTTAGTAGCATGTACAATAGCTAACGTAAATTCAGAAACAGTACTTTTCACCGCTTTCATTATATTAGTGGGGCTAGCTCTTATCATATCTGGAGCAGCTGTAAGCGGTGATCGAATGAGAGCTAACCTTTCCACAGAATCAAAAGCAGACAAGAAGTGGAGAATAACAAATTCTATAAACCTTATGTTAGCTGCCGCTCCAGTTCTCGGGGTATTTCTTCTCATTCATTACTTTGTATAG
- a CDS encoding ABC transporter permease, giving the protein MNVNAQQNTETISVTSKKKRNPAAARFFSNRLLVRGAILILLSILIAVFAPLISPFGSLQIDPANRLAPPSSTHWFGTDNFGRDVFSRTMYGVRISLMIGAAVTIIATVLGLIVGLLSSYYKILDYILMRICDGLFAFPSILLAIAIMSALGPKTSNVIIALSLVFIPSIARIVRSAALVVKEKTFIEALKAQGASSLRIICFHMAPNVLSPLIVQVTYVFAVTILTEASLSFLGAGIPAPTPSLGNMLYDGKLAIYNAWWMTVFPGVFIILIVLGLNLFGDGLRDWLNPKNVMLKKRRKKR; this is encoded by the coding sequence ATGAATGTGAACGCACAACAAAATACAGAGACCATTTCAGTAACTTCAAAGAAAAAAAGAAACCCAGCGGCAGCGCGTTTCTTCTCAAATCGTTTGCTAGTAAGAGGAGCGATACTTATTTTATTATCTATTTTGATTGCTGTTTTTGCTCCGCTCATTTCTCCTTTTGGCAGTTTACAAATCGACCCTGCAAATCGATTAGCACCGCCTTCAAGCACGCACTGGTTTGGAACGGATAACTTTGGGCGAGATGTATTTAGTCGGACAATGTACGGCGTCAGAATATCGTTAATGATTGGAGCCGCAGTAACGATTATTGCTACTGTACTTGGTTTAATCGTTGGACTTTTATCTTCTTATTATAAAATTCTTGATTATATTTTAATGAGAATTTGTGACGGCTTGTTTGCTTTCCCGTCTATTTTACTAGCAATTGCCATCATGTCTGCTTTAGGACCTAAAACAAGCAATGTTATTATCGCACTGAGCCTTGTATTTATTCCTTCGATTGCGAGAATTGTTCGTTCAGCTGCGCTTGTTGTAAAAGAAAAAACATTTATTGAAGCGCTAAAAGCTCAAGGAGCAAGCTCACTTCGAATCATTTGTTTTCATATGGCACCAAACGTCTTATCGCCTTTAATCGTTCAAGTAACATACGTGTTTGCCGTGACGATTTTAACAGAGGCTTCGCTAAGCTTTTTAGGAGCCGGAATTCCTGCGCCAACACCAAGCTTAGGAAATATGCTGTATGACGGAAAGCTTGCGATTTACAACGCGTGGTGGATGACCGTGTTTCCGGGTGTATTTATCATTTTAATTGTACTTGGCCTTAATTTATTTGGTGACGGTCTGCGCGATTGGTTAAATCCGAAAAACGTAATGCTGAAGAAAAGGAGGAAAAAACGTTGA
- a CDS encoding ABC transporter substrate-binding protein has protein sequence MKRTYLLFISLLIIVLMVAGCSGNASKNTSSEKEGKEGGTLNVASQSEPATLDAQITGDSDVKDATRSIYEGLMILDDKGNPKPDLASKVDISDDKKTYTFQLRKGVKFHNGKEMTADDVVASINRWIKLSSLGKTNFSGAEMTKAGDYTVELHLPSPNVNTLSLLADPIPAAAILPKEVVDNASDEGIKDYIGTGPYKVKEWKKNQYLLLEKFKDYSSKGREVKKTPHVDEIKISFVSDESTRISGITTGQFDVALSVSSDNAKQVEGSQNAKVETSPGGFMGLFYNADKGVFKDINARKAVNAALNSKDILDSSYGSSDYYKLSSSIVNKEYPNYYSTAGKEEYNQHDKKKAKEYLKKSGYNGEEIRLMASRDYQDQYNTAVVVQQELKDIGMNVKLEVYDWATFSDKMSDTNQWDIYPVDWNARSTIFQGFWTTKGTSVEKSMDYLNKIKAAPSVKEARGDIDAIQQYVWDELPFTLIGHKVNINAVSNNSKGYEYNLGPIFYNMSLTK, from the coding sequence GTGAAAAGGACTTATTTACTTTTCATCTCTCTTTTAATCATTGTCCTCATGGTAGCAGGGTGCAGTGGTAACGCAAGTAAAAATACTTCAAGTGAAAAAGAAGGAAAAGAAGGCGGAACGCTAAACGTCGCGTCTCAAAGTGAGCCAGCAACGCTAGATGCTCAAATCACTGGGGACTCAGATGTAAAAGATGCAACGCGCAGTATCTATGAAGGGTTAATGATTTTAGACGACAAAGGAAATCCTAAGCCTGACTTAGCGTCTAAAGTAGATATTAGCGATGATAAAAAAACATACACGTTCCAATTAAGAAAAGGGGTTAAATTCCATAACGGTAAAGAAATGACTGCAGATGACGTTGTCGCTTCTATTAACCGCTGGATTAAGCTATCATCCCTTGGGAAAACAAACTTCTCTGGTGCTGAAATGACAAAAGCCGGTGATTATACGGTAGAGCTTCATTTACCATCACCAAATGTTAACACGCTATCTTTATTAGCTGATCCAATCCCCGCAGCAGCTATTTTACCAAAAGAAGTCGTTGACAATGCATCTGATGAAGGGATCAAAGACTACATAGGAACAGGTCCATATAAAGTAAAAGAGTGGAAGAAAAATCAATATCTTTTATTAGAAAAATTTAAAGATTATTCTTCGAAAGGCCGCGAAGTTAAGAAAACTCCTCACGTTGATGAAATTAAGATTAGTTTCGTAAGCGATGAGTCAACTAGGATTTCTGGTATTACAACCGGACAATTTGACGTTGCGCTATCTGTATCAAGCGATAATGCCAAACAAGTTGAAGGCAGTCAAAATGCAAAAGTAGAAACATCACCAGGCGGATTTATGGGACTTTTCTACAACGCAGATAAAGGCGTCTTTAAAGACATCAATGCGCGAAAAGCAGTTAACGCAGCTCTTAACTCAAAAGATATCTTAGACAGTTCTTACGGAAGCTCAGATTATTACAAGCTTTCTTCATCCATTGTGAACAAAGAGTATCCAAACTACTACAGTACAGCTGGAAAAGAAGAATATAACCAGCATGATAAGAAAAAAGCAAAAGAATATTTGAAGAAATCTGGTTATAACGGAGAAGAAATTCGCTTAATGGCGTCTCGTGATTACCAAGATCAATACAATACAGCTGTTGTGGTTCAACAAGAATTAAAAGACATTGGTATGAATGTAAAATTAGAAGTATACGACTGGGCGACATTCAGCGATAAAATGAGTGATACAAACCAATGGGACATCTATCCTGTTGACTGGAATGCTCGTTCTACCATCTTCCAAGGATTCTGGACGACAAAAGGTACATCAGTTGAAAAATCAATGGACTACTTAAACAAAATTAAAGCTGCTCCTTCTGTTAAAGAAGCTCGCGGTGACATTGATGCCATCCAGCAATACGTATGGGACGAGCTTCCGTTCACACTTATTGGTCATAAAGTGAACATCAATGCCGTTTCTAACAATTCAAAAGGCTATGAGTATAATTTAGGTCCAATTTTCTACAATATGAGTTTAACAAAATAA